A single window of Rhizobium sp. SL42 DNA harbors:
- the chpT gene encoding histidine phosphotransferase ChpT: protein MAKNINLTLAGPDLAALLCSRVCHDVISPVGAINNGLELLDEGGADADAMDLIRTSALNASVRLKFARLAFGASGSVGASIDTGEAEKAAKDFALAEKKTEVTWSGPRAIIAKNRVKLLMNLFLVAYGAIPRGGSLDVSLENPETDAKFKIVAKGRMLRVPPKFAELLNGALEEAVDAHTIQPYYTILLADECGMELKFIPSEGEIAFTAEVI, encoded by the coding sequence ATGGCGAAAAATATCAACCTTACCCTCGCAGGCCCCGATCTCGCGGCGCTGCTGTGCAGCCGTGTCTGCCATGATGTCATTTCGCCGGTCGGTGCGATCAACAACGGTCTGGAACTGCTCGACGAGGGCGGTGCGGATGCCGATGCGATGGACCTGATCCGCACCAGCGCGCTGAATGCCTCGGTCCGGTTGAAGTTTGCCCGGCTTGCCTTTGGCGCCTCCGGTTCCGTCGGCGCCTCGATCGATACCGGCGAAGCCGAAAAAGCCGCCAAGGATTTTGCGCTGGCCGAAAAGAAGACCGAAGTGACCTGGAGCGGTCCGCGCGCGATCATCGCGAAGAACCGCGTCAAGCTTCTGATGAACCTGTTCCTGGTCGCCTATGGCGCCATTCCGCGCGGCGGCTCGCTCGACGTCTCGCTGGAGAACCCGGAAACGGACGCAAAGTTCAAGATCGTCGCCAAGGGCCGCATGTTGCGCGTTCCGCCGAAATTCGCCGAACTTCTGAACGGCGCGCTGGAAGAGGCAGTCGATGCCCATACGATCCAGCCTTACTACACCATTCTGCTGGCGGACGAATGCGGCATGGAGCTGAAATTCATCCCCAGCGAAGGCGAGATTGCCTTTACCGCCGAAGTGATCTGA
- a CDS encoding DUF1134 domain-containing protein, producing the protein MAIAGFVTTMRPAEAAGEYSIQEVVDAGHGFFGETSGALAKVIEQAFETHGLPNGYILGQEGSGALIAGLTYGEGMLYTKNVGQHEVFWQGPSLGIDYGGNGTRTMMLVYDLPAVDTLYARYGGVSGSAYVVAGVGMTVLKSRDVVLVPIRTGIGARLGINVGYLKLTRAPTWNPF; encoded by the coding sequence ATGGCCATCGCGGGCTTTGTCACGACCATGCGTCCAGCCGAAGCCGCAGGCGAATACTCAATCCAGGAAGTGGTCGATGCCGGCCACGGCTTCTTCGGTGAAACCAGCGGCGCTCTTGCCAAGGTCATCGAGCAGGCATTTGAAACCCATGGCCTGCCCAATGGCTACATCCTCGGCCAGGAGGGCTCGGGTGCACTGATCGCCGGTCTGACCTACGGCGAAGGCATGCTCTACACCAAGAATGTCGGCCAGCATGAAGTCTTCTGGCAAGGCCCCTCGCTCGGCATCGACTATGGCGGCAACGGCACACGCACAATGATGCTCGTCTACGACCTGCCGGCAGTCGATACGCTCTACGCCCGCTACGGCGGCGTCAGCGGGTCGGCCTACGTTGTCGCCGGCGTCGGCATGACCGTTCTGAAAAGCCGCGACGTCGTTCTTGTCCCGATCCGCACAGGCATCGGCGCCCGTCTGGGCATCAATGTCGGGTATCTTAAGCTGACCCGTGCCCCGACCTGGAACCCTTTCTGA
- a CDS encoding TrmH family RNA methyltransferase: MPGPQLIEITDPADPRIAEFSSIRERDLTGRQGRFIAEGTVVLSMLAKAHLADRGVRAEKILLLKNRVEGVSGLLAQFSADVPVYVAEGSVLDAIAGFHLHRGVLAVGCRHEPPALAAHVAMLPDRALVLVGCGISNHDNIGSLFRNAAGFTADAVLLDETCCDPLYRKALRVSVGSVLTTPYSRQGAAEAMLGTLADAGFEIWALSPSGAVEIGEIRSGQRVALVMGTEGDGLPASILARFQSARIAQAAGLDSLNVGTASGIALYHLARAMGRLG, translated from the coding sequence ATGCCTGGACCGCAGCTGATCGAGATCACCGATCCGGCCGATCCGAGGATTGCCGAATTTTCGTCGATCAGGGAGCGTGATCTGACCGGCCGTCAGGGCCGGTTCATCGCCGAAGGTACGGTCGTGCTGTCGATGCTGGCAAAGGCGCATCTCGCGGATCGCGGGGTGCGGGCGGAAAAGATCCTGCTGCTGAAAAACCGGGTGGAGGGCGTTTCCGGCTTGCTGGCCCAGTTCTCCGCCGACGTTCCCGTGTATGTCGCCGAAGGAAGCGTCCTCGACGCCATTGCCGGCTTCCACCTGCATCGCGGCGTTCTGGCGGTCGGGTGCCGACATGAGCCGCCGGCGCTTGCGGCACACGTGGCGATGCTGCCGGACCGTGCGCTGGTGCTGGTCGGTTGTGGCATCTCCAATCACGACAATATCGGCTCGCTGTTTCGCAACGCTGCCGGTTTCACCGCCGATGCCGTTCTATTGGACGAGACATGCTGCGATCCGCTCTACCGCAAGGCACTGCGGGTATCGGTCGGCTCCGTGCTGACCACACCGTATAGCCGGCAGGGTGCGGCGGAGGCGATGCTTGGCACGCTTGCTGACGCCGGATTCGAGATCTGGGCCTTGTCGCCGTCGGGCGCAGTCGAGATTGGCGAGATCAGGTCGGGGCAACGCGTGGCGCTGGTGATGGGAACAGAAGGCGACGGCTTGCCGGCGTCGATCCTTGCGCGATTTCAGTCAGCCCGCATTGCCCAGGCAGCTGGCCTCGACAGCCTGAATGTCGGTACTGCCAGCGGAATCGCACTCTACCATCTGGCCCGGGCGATGGGCAGGCTTGGCTGA
- a CDS encoding RluA family pseudouridine synthase, with the protein MNDPFNEAAAPMKELIAGEDAEGRLDAWLTAQLEGEFSRNRIKALIEQGAVKINGQAVAEPKRKIKVGDRLTIELPEPEDPEPKGENIPLDVLYEDADLIVIAKPPGLVVHPGAGNWTGTLVNALIYHCGDSLSGIGGVKRPGIVHRLDKDTSGVMVVAKNDLAHRHLADQFADHGRTGPLERAYRAIVWGRPRTLTGTIDAPLGRAGDRTKRTVKKEDTDDAREAITHYTVIERYGEKPDATCLASLVECRLETGRTHQIRVHMAHIGHPLIGDQDYGMAFKTKVNLLPDAAKAIVNGFHRQALHAYLLAFEHPSTGETMHFEAPIPEDLQTVIDALQAM; encoded by the coding sequence ATGAACGACCCCTTTAACGAAGCAGCCGCGCCAATGAAAGAGCTGATTGCCGGTGAAGACGCCGAAGGCAGGCTGGACGCGTGGCTGACTGCACAGCTGGAGGGTGAGTTTTCCCGCAACCGGATAAAGGCGCTGATCGAGCAGGGTGCGGTCAAGATCAACGGTCAGGCTGTTGCCGAGCCCAAGCGCAAGATCAAGGTCGGCGACAGGCTGACGATCGAGCTGCCCGAGCCGGAGGATCCGGAACCCAAGGGCGAGAACATCCCGCTCGACGTGCTGTATGAAGACGCCGACCTGATTGTCATTGCCAAGCCGCCCGGCCTCGTCGTGCATCCCGGTGCCGGCAACTGGACCGGCACGCTGGTCAACGCGCTGATCTATCACTGCGGCGACAGCCTGTCCGGCATCGGCGGCGTCAAGCGTCCCGGCATCGTCCATCGTCTCGACAAGGATACGTCCGGCGTCATGGTCGTCGCCAAGAACGACCTCGCCCACCGTCACCTCGCCGACCAGTTCGCCGACCATGGCCGCACCGGGCCTCTGGAGCGCGCCTACCGGGCGATCGTCTGGGGTCGTCCACGCACGCTGACAGGTACGATCGACGCGCCGCTCGGCCGCGCCGGCGACCGCACCAAGCGCACGGTGAAGAAGGAAGACACCGACGACGCCCGCGAGGCCATCACCCACTATACCGTGATCGAGCGCTATGGCGAAAAACCGGACGCGACCTGCCTCGCCTCATTGGTCGAATGCCGGCTCGAAACCGGCCGCACCCACCAGATCCGCGTGCATATGGCCCATATCGGCCATCCCCTGATCGGTGACCAGGATTACGGCATGGCCTTCAAGACCAAGGTCAACCTGCTTCCAGACGCCGCCAAGGCGATCGTCAATGGCTTCCATCGCCAGGCCCTGCATGCCTATCTTCTGGCGTTCGAACACCCGAGTACCGGCGAGACCATGCATTTCGAGGCGCCCATTCCGGAAGACCTGCAAACCGTGATCGACGCGCTGCAAGCCATGTAA
- a CDS encoding DMT family transporter, translating into MRLSSYVQGLAAVTIATVALSTAGLMTRLVAIDGPTLLFLRGAIASVFLLACLLVTARGRVVADFTRLGWPGLVICATSAACAVLFIGALYTTSVAHVAIIFATCPFVAAGLAFMVLGERPSRSALVASVVALIGVLVMIGSGEEGTLAGDALAFAMTFMVALWTVLVRRYPDKPALPCTVVSCLMSAAIALPLASPLAVSSHDLLVVLVFGVLAFSLGFLLLTIGSRYLPPVESALIGALDAPLAPLWVWLFIGDTPANTTLLGGTIVLAAVCVHILAARWVAAGSVVPADS; encoded by the coding sequence GTGAGATTGTCTTCCTATGTGCAGGGGCTGGCTGCTGTGACGATCGCGACGGTTGCGTTGAGCACGGCGGGTCTGATGACGCGTCTTGTCGCGATCGACGGGCCCACGCTTCTGTTCCTGCGCGGCGCGATCGCCAGCGTTTTTCTGCTGGCCTGCCTGTTGGTCACGGCCAGGGGGCGGGTTGTCGCCGATTTCACCCGGCTTGGCTGGCCGGGCCTGGTGATCTGCGCGACGTCGGCTGCCTGCGCCGTCCTGTTCATCGGCGCGCTCTACACGACATCGGTGGCACATGTCGCGATCATCTTTGCGACCTGCCCTTTCGTGGCGGCTGGTCTCGCCTTCATGGTTCTGGGGGAGCGTCCGAGCCGTTCCGCACTTGTCGCCAGCGTGGTTGCGCTGATCGGCGTGCTTGTGATGATAGGCAGTGGCGAAGAGGGGACATTGGCCGGCGATGCGCTCGCATTCGCCATGACGTTCATGGTGGCCTTGTGGACGGTGCTCGTCCGGCGCTATCCCGACAAGCCGGCATTGCCGTGCACGGTCGTTTCCTGCCTGATGAGCGCGGCGATCGCGTTGCCACTGGCAAGCCCGCTTGCCGTGTCGTCGCATGACCTGCTGGTCGTACTTGTCTTCGGGGTGCTTGCCTTCTCGCTCGGTTTCCTGCTCCTCACCATCGGGTCGCGTTACCTGCCGCCGGTGGAATCGGCGCTGATCGGAGCGCTGGATGCGCCGCTTGCGCCGTTGTGGGTCTGGCTGTTCATCGGCGACACGCCAGCCAATACGACGCTTCTCGGCGGCACGATCGTGCTGGCGGCGGTCTGCGTTCACATCCTGGCGGCCCGATGGGTTGCGGCAGGCTCCGTGGTTCCCGCCGACAGCTGA
- a CDS encoding NAD(P)/FAD-dependent oxidoreductase, which produces MSDRGRKINRSRDLRSARPFWSATPNISVDAAGKVSDKDYDAIIIGAGISGALMAEALSRRKLRILIVDRREPVRGSTMASTAMIQHEIDTPLAELSQMIGDKKAARAWQRSAASVARLSDLVDELGLDCSFEARKTLYVSGDTYGSRALRKEAEMRSAIGLDADYLNGGALAERFGIERTAAIVSSCSASANPAQLTAGLLQVAVSRGVEIVSPLTIADYRETRDGVVVATSEGQLLTTADLIACTGYEYLTRLESKSHQVISTWAIASQPNTPRPGWLKDFLVWEGSDPYLYFRSTPDGRIIAGGEDEIDPLAHQDPAKAKQKFARIAEKLRDMVGIDIGKPAYGWSAPFGTTTTGLPIIDRLPGTEHVHAVMGFGGNGITFSTIAAEMLANRIGGKKDPDEDLFRYPD; this is translated from the coding sequence ATGAGTGACCGTGGTAGGAAGATCAACAGATCACGCGATTTGCGCAGTGCCAGACCGTTCTGGAGCGCCACACCCAACATATCCGTCGATGCAGCCGGCAAGGTGAGCGACAAGGACTATGATGCGATCATCATCGGAGCCGGCATCAGCGGCGCCTTGATGGCCGAGGCGCTGTCGCGACGCAAGCTGCGAATCCTGATTGTCGACCGACGCGAGCCCGTCCGCGGCAGCACAATGGCAAGCACCGCCATGATCCAGCACGAGATCGACACGCCATTGGCCGAACTGTCGCAGATGATTGGCGACAAGAAAGCCGCCCGTGCCTGGCAGCGCTCTGCCGCGTCGGTGGCCCGCCTGTCCGATCTGGTCGATGAATTGGGGCTGGACTGCAGCTTCGAGGCACGCAAGACCCTCTATGTATCAGGCGACACCTATGGCTCGCGTGCACTCCGGAAGGAAGCAGAAATGCGCAGCGCCATCGGTCTCGATGCAGACTACCTGAACGGCGGCGCTCTTGCGGAACGCTTCGGCATCGAGCGAACGGCCGCCATCGTTTCCAGTTGTTCGGCATCCGCCAATCCGGCGCAGTTGACCGCCGGCCTGCTGCAGGTCGCGGTCAGCCGAGGTGTCGAGATCGTGTCGCCGCTGACAATCGCCGACTACAGGGAAACGCGCGATGGTGTGGTCGTCGCCACCAGCGAGGGCCAGCTGCTGACCACGGCTGACCTGATTGCCTGCACGGGATACGAATACCTGACCCGACTGGAAAGCAAGTCGCACCAGGTCATCTCGACCTGGGCCATCGCCTCGCAACCCAATACGCCGCGCCCCGGATGGCTGAAGGACTTTCTCGTCTGGGAAGGGTCGGATCCCTACCTATACTTCCGCTCGACCCCGGATGGTCGCATCATTGCCGGCGGTGAGGATGAGATCGACCCCCTCGCCCACCAGGATCCGGCCAAGGCGAAGCAGAAATTCGCCCGTATCGCGGAAAAACTGCGCGACATGGTCGGCATCGACATCGGCAAGCCTGCTTACGGCTGGTCCGCCCCCTTCGGCACCACGACGACGGGCCTGCCGATCATCGATCGCCTGCCCGGCACCGAGCATGTTCACGCCGTCATGGGCTTCGGCGGCAACGGCATCACCTTCTCCACGATTGCGGCGGAGATGCTGGCCAACCGGATTGGCGGCAAAAAAGATCCGGACGAGGACCTGTTCCGCTATCCGGACTGA
- the rpoH gene encoding RNA polymerase sigma factor RpoH produces the protein MARNSLPSITAGEAGLNRYLDEIRKFPMLEPQEEYMLAKRYAEHGDRDAAHRMVTSHLRLVAKIAMGYRGYGLPIGEVVSEGNVGLMQAVKKFDPERGFRLATYAMWWIKASIQEYILRSWSLVKMGTTANQKRLFFNLRRLKGKIQAIEEGDLKPDQVTEIATKLKVSEEEVISMNRRLSGDASLNAPLRASEGESGQWQDWLVDDHESQEAVLIEQDELETRRRMLARAMSVLNERERRIFEARRLAEDPVTLEELSSEFDISRERVRQIEVRAFEKVQEAVQKDALERAKALRVVEA, from the coding sequence ATGGCCCGCAATAGTCTGCCTAGCATTACTGCCGGCGAAGCCGGTCTCAATCGTTATTTGGATGAAATCCGCAAATTCCCGATGCTGGAGCCGCAGGAAGAGTACATGCTCGCGAAGCGTTACGCTGAGCATGGCGACCGCGACGCCGCACACCGCATGGTGACCAGCCATCTTCGCCTCGTGGCGAAAATTGCAATGGGTTATCGCGGCTATGGACTGCCAATTGGCGAAGTCGTGTCTGAAGGCAATGTCGGCCTGATGCAGGCCGTGAAGAAATTCGATCCGGAACGGGGCTTCCGTCTGGCCACCTATGCCATGTGGTGGATCAAGGCCTCGATCCAGGAATACATCCTGCGCTCGTGGTCGCTGGTCAAGATGGGCACGACTGCCAACCAGAAGCGCCTGTTCTTCAACCTGCGTCGCCTCAAGGGCAAGATCCAGGCGATCGAGGAAGGCGACCTGAAGCCGGACCAGGTGACGGAAATCGCCACCAAGCTGAAGGTCTCCGAGGAAGAGGTCATTTCGATGAACCGCCGCCTGTCGGGCGACGCATCGCTGAACGCACCCTTGCGGGCAAGCGAAGGCGAGAGCGGCCAGTGGCAGGATTGGCTCGTCGACGACCACGAAAGCCAGGAAGCCGTCCTGATAGAACAGGACGAGCTCGAAACCCGCCGCCGCATGCTGGCGCGGGCGATGAGCGTTCTCAACGAACGTGAACGCCGCATCTTCGAAGCCCGTCGCCTGGCTGAAGATCCGGTCACGCTCGAAGAGCTGTCGTCGGAATTCGACATCAGCCGCGAACGCGTCCGCCAGATCGAGGTCCGGGCCTTTGAAAAGGTGCAGGAAGCCGTTCAGAAGGATGCGCTGGAACGTGCCAAGGCCCTGCGCGTCGTCGAAGCCTGA